One Cellulomonas sp. Y8 DNA segment encodes these proteins:
- the merA gene encoding mercury(II) reductase, with protein sequence MGMEETWDLVVIGSGGAAMAAGIEARSRGKSVLLVEHGVLGGTCLNVGCIPSKNLLAAAGRRHRALVNPFPGLPTGAGGVDLAALMAQKQELIDRLRQAKYTDVAEAHGFPVMYGHARFVDEQTLEVDGERVAGAAYIVATGSAAHIPALPGMDTIDPLTSTTAMELQDIPSSMVVLGGGYVGLEQAQLWSQLGVAVTLVGRLAPHAEPEVADVLRTVFADDGITVVEERAVALERTADGAVLVRTERGAQLTGQRLLVATGRHANTDDLGLDDAGVHTDDRRFITVDAHQRTSNPRIFAAGDVSGAPQYVYVAAQTGHAAAAGALGRPTTVDYRGLPSVTFTTPQLASAGLTEQQALAAGHECDSRVLDAQDIPRSLANRDTRGTLKVVVDAHTRKILGVHAALDGAGDVMLAATYAIKFGLTVDDLADTWAPYLTMSEALRICAGLFRSDMPTSCCA encoded by the coding sequence ATGGGCATGGAAGAGACGTGGGACCTGGTCGTCATCGGTAGCGGAGGGGCGGCGATGGCCGCGGGGATTGAGGCCCGGTCGCGCGGGAAGTCGGTCTTGCTGGTCGAGCACGGGGTGCTGGGTGGAACGTGCTTGAACGTGGGGTGCATCCCGAGCAAGAACCTGCTCGCGGCCGCGGGGCGCCGTCACCGGGCGCTCGTCAACCCGTTCCCCGGCCTCCCGACCGGCGCGGGGGGCGTCGACCTGGCGGCTCTGATGGCGCAGAAGCAGGAGCTGATCGACCGGCTCCGTCAGGCGAAGTACACCGACGTGGCCGAGGCGCACGGCTTCCCGGTCATGTACGGCCACGCGCGATTCGTCGACGAGCAGACGCTCGAGGTCGACGGTGAGCGAGTCGCCGGCGCGGCATACATCGTCGCGACAGGCTCGGCCGCTCACATCCCGGCCCTGCCAGGCATGGACACGATCGACCCGCTGACGAGCACCACCGCGATGGAGCTGCAGGACATCCCCTCCTCGATGGTGGTGCTCGGCGGTGGGTACGTCGGGCTCGAGCAGGCCCAGCTCTGGTCCCAGCTCGGTGTCGCGGTCACGCTCGTCGGCCGGCTCGCGCCTCACGCCGAGCCAGAGGTCGCGGACGTGCTGCGGACCGTGTTCGCCGACGACGGCATCACCGTCGTGGAGGAACGCGCGGTGGCGCTCGAGCGCACCGCCGACGGCGCCGTGCTGGTCCGGACCGAGCGCGGCGCGCAGCTGACCGGTCAGCGTCTGCTGGTGGCCACCGGGAGGCACGCGAACACCGACGACCTCGGGCTGGACGACGCCGGGGTGCACACCGACGACCGACGGTTCATCACGGTGGATGCGCACCAGCGCACGAGCAACCCGCGGATCTTCGCCGCCGGTGACGTCTCCGGCGCCCCGCAGTACGTCTACGTCGCTGCACAGACCGGTCACGCTGCAGCTGCCGGAGCCCTTGGCCGGCCCACCACCGTCGACTACCGCGGCCTGCCGTCGGTGACGTTCACGACCCCCCAGCTCGCCTCCGCGGGCCTGACCGAGCAGCAGGCACTGGCCGCCGGGCACGAGTGCGACTCCCGGGTCTTGGATGCCCAGGACATCCCCCGATCGCTCGCCAACCGCGACACCCGCGGCACGCTCAAGGTCGTCGTCGACGCCCACACCCGCAAGATCCTCGGGGTCCACGCCGCCCTCGACGGCGCCGGCGACGTGATGCTCGCCGCGACCTACGCGATCAAGTTCGGGCTCACCGTCGACGACCTCGCCGACACCTGGGCGCCCTACCTGACCATGAGCGAGGCGTTGCGCATCTGCGCCGGCCTCTTCCGCAGCGACATGCCAACGAGCTGCTGCGCGTGA
- a CDS encoding HNH endonuclease codes for MTLPAPAYDPAELFADAAALAERVPAWGWGLLVLVVLARGRRARWRRRDPQRWFDAYQRAAGRARAGGRCEYTAAWSWQRCPAAAEQADHFRPWARGGATEPENLVAACVRHNQPKGGRMPALLTTAVIAWRRRRYFPVGVPRRPGAWYRGR; via the coding sequence ATGACGCTGCCCGCGCCCGCGTACGACCCGGCCGAGCTGTTCGCCGACGCAGCGGCCCTCGCTGAGCGGGTCCCGGCCTGGGGGTGGGGCCTCCTGGTGCTGGTCGTCCTCGCTCGGGGCCGCCGCGCGCGTTGGCGGCGCCGGGACCCGCAACGATGGTTCGACGCCTACCAGCGGGCCGCCGGTCGCGCGCGGGCCGGCGGGCGCTGCGAGTACACCGCCGCGTGGTCCTGGCAGCGCTGCCCGGCTGCGGCGGAGCAGGCCGACCACTTCCGACCGTGGGCACGCGGAGGAGCGACCGAACCGGAGAACCTGGTCGCCGCGTGCGTGCGGCACAACCAGCCCAAGGGCGGCCGGATGCCCGCGCTGCTGACCACCGCGGTGATCGCCTGGCGCCGCCGTCGCTACTTCCCGGTCGGCGTCCCTCGCCGACCCGGCGCCTGGTACCGAGGGCGATGA
- a CDS encoding AAA family ATPase, whose amino-acid sequence MSERFIVTKEHRRFTEFADSVRRGRTIGLCFGPAGVGKTVSARRYAHWDQAHELLTDWGPRCDDDAKIYAALAKNRTALYTPGVLTTPRLLREDLDRIITRTSICIQQHVEAPDRIPLDRWGTRRTTNYVQLVIVDESERLSPTALELLRDRYDRDQIALILIGMPGLEKQFSHYPQFYSRVGFAHQYRPLSTDEMLFVLQRHWRSLGKTLNPDDFTDAQTIAAISRITRGNFRLLERLFPQIERVLKINELQTITNDVVEAAASTLVIGVN is encoded by the coding sequence GTGAGCGAACGCTTCATCGTCACCAAGGAGCACCGCCGCTTCACCGAGTTCGCCGACTCCGTCCGGCGCGGGCGCACCATCGGGCTGTGCTTCGGGCCGGCCGGGGTCGGCAAGACCGTCTCCGCACGCCGCTACGCCCACTGGGACCAAGCCCACGAGCTGCTCACCGACTGGGGCCCGCGCTGCGATGACGACGCCAAGATCTACGCCGCGCTGGCCAAGAACCGCACCGCCCTGTACACCCCCGGGGTCCTGACCACCCCGCGGCTGCTGCGCGAGGACCTGGACCGGATCATCACGCGCACCAGCATCTGCATCCAGCAGCACGTCGAAGCCCCCGACCGCATCCCCTTGGACCGGTGGGGCACCCGGCGCACCACCAACTACGTCCAGCTCGTCATCGTCGACGAGTCCGAACGCCTGAGCCCCACCGCGCTCGAGCTCCTACGGGACCGCTACGACCGCGACCAGATCGCCCTGATCCTCATCGGCATGCCCGGGCTGGAGAAGCAGTTCAGCCACTACCCCCAGTTCTACAGCCGCGTCGGCTTCGCCCACCAGTACCGGCCCCTGAGCACCGACGAGATGCTCTTCGTCCTCCAACGCCACTGGCGCTCCCTGGGCAAGACCCTCAACCCCGACGACTTCACCGACGCCCAGACCATCGCCGCGATCAGCCGCATCACCCGCGGCAACTTCCGCCTCCTGGAGCGACTCTTCCCCCAGATCGAACGCGTCCTGAAGATCAACGAGCTGCAGACCATCACCAACGACGTCGTCGAAGCCGCCGCCAGCACCCTCGTCATCGGAGTCAACTAA
- a CDS encoding recombinase family protein, translating into MGHLLGYARVSTTDQDASLQVDALTKAGCYRVFVDTGSGSLQHRPELDKLLDQLRPGDTLVVWRLDRLGRSIRHLIDQLQVLADRGVGFRSLQETIDTTSPGGRLVFHVFAALAEFERDLIRERTNAGLAAARARGRSGGRPSALSADQVRAARRMYEQKDMTVAQIGQVLGVSRTTIYRALNRAPAAAAPSRRATSAV; encoded by the coding sequence GTGGGGCATCTCCTGGGGTACGCGCGCGTGTCGACAACCGATCAGGACGCGTCGCTGCAGGTCGATGCGCTGACCAAGGCCGGGTGCTACCGGGTGTTCGTCGACACCGGCTCCGGGTCGCTGCAGCACCGGCCGGAGCTGGACAAGCTGCTGGACCAGCTGCGCCCGGGGGACACCCTGGTGGTGTGGCGGCTGGACCGGCTCGGCCGGTCGATCCGCCACCTGATCGACCAGCTGCAGGTCCTGGCCGACCGCGGCGTGGGGTTCCGGTCGTTGCAGGAGACCATCGACACCACCTCCCCAGGCGGACGGTTGGTGTTTCACGTCTTCGCGGCACTGGCCGAGTTCGAGCGCGACCTGATCCGAGAGCGCACCAACGCCGGCCTGGCGGCCGCTCGTGCTCGGGGCCGCAGCGGTGGGCGGCCGTCGGCGTTGTCCGCGGACCAGGTCCGGGCGGCCCGACGGATGTATGAGCAGAAGGACATGACCGTCGCCCAGATCGGGCAGGTGCTCGGCGTCTCCCGCACCACCATCTACCGGGCCCTGAACCGCGCGCCCGCCGCGGCGGCCCCGTCACGACGAGCCACGAGCGCCGTGTAG
- a CDS encoding helix-turn-helix transcriptional regulator: MLSIATRLDVMNRLGRAMADPTRSRLLMALLERPAYPAELARDLGLTRSNVSNHLACLRDCGIVVAEPEGRQTRYEIADPHLARALNALVEVTLAVNENAPCIDPACPVPGCANAEPDA; the protein is encoded by the coding sequence ATGCTGAGCATTGCTACTCGCCTGGACGTGATGAACCGGTTGGGCCGGGCAATGGCCGACCCAACACGGTCACGGCTCCTGATGGCGTTGTTGGAGCGGCCCGCCTATCCGGCAGAGCTGGCACGCGACCTCGGGCTGACGCGCTCGAACGTGTCGAACCATCTGGCTTGCCTGCGCGACTGCGGCATCGTGGTCGCCGAGCCCGAGGGCCGCCAGACACGTTACGAGATCGCCGACCCGCACCTGGCACGGGCGCTCAACGCACTGGTCGAGGTCACCCTCGCCGTGAATGAGAACGCTCCCTGCATCGATCCTGCCTGCCCTGTTCCCGGGTGCGCCAACGCGGAGCCTGACGCGTGA
- a CDS encoding cadmium resistance transporter encodes MIVSSVLQAIGLFVATNIDDIIVLSLFFARGAGQRGTTARITAGQYLGFAGILGTAVLVSLGAGAFLPEEAIPYFGLIPLALGLWAAWRAWRGSDDDDDDAKVEGKNVGVLTVAAVTFANGGDNIGVYVPVFLNVGPVAVVAYCVVFLLLVAILVMLAKFIATRRPIAEVLERWEHVLFPIVLIGLGIVILVSGGAFGL; translated from the coding sequence GTGATCGTTTCCTCGGTCCTGCAGGCGATCGGCCTGTTCGTTGCCACCAACATCGACGACATCATCGTGCTCTCGCTGTTCTTCGCCCGGGGCGCAGGGCAACGCGGGACGACGGCCCGGATCACCGCAGGCCAGTACCTCGGGTTCGCCGGCATCCTGGGCACCGCCGTGCTCGTGTCACTGGGCGCGGGAGCATTCCTTCCTGAAGAAGCCATCCCCTACTTCGGGCTCATCCCCCTGGCCCTAGGCCTGTGGGCCGCATGGCGGGCCTGGCGCGGGAGCGACGACGATGACGATGACGCCAAGGTTGAGGGCAAGAACGTCGGCGTCTTGACCGTCGCCGCGGTCACCTTCGCCAACGGAGGAGACAACATCGGCGTCTACGTCCCGGTCTTCCTCAACGTGGGACCTGTAGCCGTGGTCGCCTACTGTGTCGTCTTCCTCCTGCTCGTCGCGATCCTCGTCATGCTGGCCAAGTTCATCGCCACGCGCCGACCGATCGCCGAAGTCCTCGAACGCTGGGAACACGTGCTGTTCCCGATCGTTCTGATCGGCCTGGGCATCGTCATCCTCGTCAGCGGCGGAGCCTTCGGCCTCTGA
- a CDS encoding heavy metal-responsive transcriptional regulator → MRIGELAEQAGMTTKTLRFYEQAQVLPQPARTASGYRDYDETSLARLRFVRAAQGAGLSLAEIRTIITVREDQGPPCGHVTALLDRHAAALDERIAELEATREEVRRLRDRAATLNPAACSEDGVCHVIPTH, encoded by the coding sequence ATGAGGATCGGGGAGCTGGCCGAGCAGGCGGGTATGACGACGAAGACCTTGAGGTTCTACGAGCAGGCGCAGGTGCTGCCGCAGCCGGCCCGGACCGCGTCGGGCTACCGCGACTACGACGAGACATCGCTCGCGCGGCTCCGCTTCGTCCGAGCCGCCCAGGGTGCCGGCTTGAGCCTCGCCGAGATCCGCACCATCATCACGGTCCGCGAAGACCAAGGGCCGCCCTGCGGACACGTCACCGCGCTGCTCGACCGACACGCCGCTGCCCTGGACGAGCGCATCGCAGAGCTCGAGGCGACGCGCGAGGAGGTCCGCCGGCTCCGGGACCGCGCAGCCACCCTGAACCCCGCGGCCTGCTCCGAGGACGGCGTCTGCCACGTCATCCCCACCCACTGA
- a CDS encoding Mu transposase C-terminal domain-containing protein codes for MDADGRWRILRLHVEDQVPLAALARHHGLGVRTLERWHARYRAGGLSALGRVPRADAGGHHLPADLIALIEGLGLTRPRPPIAAIHRTVVKVCAGTAWPVPSYGVVRSIITALDPGMVTLALEGAGSYRDKYELALRRTADRPNAMWQADHTLLDIVLVGTDGKPARPWLTVVMDDCSRAICGYTVFFGAPSTMHTALALRQAIWPKADPRWPMCGIPDLLYVDHGSDFTSDHLARTAVDLHIRLIHSAVARPQGRGKVERFFGTVNTELLTTLPGHLHSGAERWPAPALSLADLDAAVGAFVLDYSDRAHGELGVSPRSAWIADGWLPRLPDSLQALDGLLLTVARSRTVRRDGIHFQGMRYVSPTLAGFVGRPVVIRYDPRDITEIRVFDHDQFLCTAVAQEHHAKQISLKDVQAARNARRRALRRGINERIAVVAAHTPDAPARPVPPRVPTVARLKVYKEDLR; via the coding sequence GTGGACGCGGACGGGCGGTGGCGGATCCTGCGGCTGCATGTCGAGGACCAGGTCCCGCTCGCCGCGCTGGCCCGTCACCACGGCCTGGGAGTGCGCACGCTGGAACGCTGGCATGCCCGCTACCGCGCCGGCGGCCTGTCGGCCCTGGGCCGAGTGCCGCGGGCGGACGCGGGCGGGCATCACCTGCCGGCGGACCTCATCGCGCTAATCGAAGGGCTCGGGCTGACCCGGCCCCGCCCACCGATCGCCGCGATCCACCGGACGGTGGTGAAGGTCTGCGCCGGCACCGCGTGGCCGGTCCCGTCCTACGGCGTCGTCCGGTCGATCATCACCGCCCTGGACCCCGGCATGGTCACCCTCGCCCTCGAGGGAGCAGGCTCCTACCGGGACAAGTACGAGCTCGCGTTGCGGCGGACGGCCGACCGCCCCAACGCGATGTGGCAGGCCGACCACACCTTGCTGGACATCGTGCTCGTCGGCACGGACGGCAAGCCGGCCCGGCCGTGGCTGACCGTCGTGATGGACGACTGCTCCCGCGCGATCTGCGGCTACACGGTCTTCTTCGGTGCGCCGTCAACGATGCACACCGCCCTGGCGCTACGGCAGGCGATCTGGCCCAAGGCCGACCCCCGGTGGCCGATGTGCGGCATCCCCGACCTGTTGTACGTCGACCACGGGTCGGACTTCACCAGCGACCACCTGGCCCGCACCGCCGTCGACCTGCACATCCGCCTGATCCACTCCGCCGTCGCGCGACCCCAAGGGCGAGGCAAGGTCGAGCGCTTCTTCGGCACGGTCAACACCGAGCTGCTCACCACCCTGCCCGGACACCTCCACAGCGGCGCGGAGCGCTGGCCCGCGCCAGCCCTGTCCTTGGCTGACCTCGACGCCGCCGTCGGGGCGTTCGTCCTGGACTACAGCGACCGCGCCCACGGCGAGCTCGGCGTCTCGCCGCGGTCGGCGTGGATCGCCGACGGCTGGCTGCCACGCCTTCCCGACAGCCTCCAGGCGCTGGACGGGCTGCTGCTGACCGTGGCCCGATCCAGGACGGTGCGCCGCGACGGCATCCACTTCCAAGGCATGCGCTACGTCTCACCGACCCTCGCCGGCTTCGTCGGCCGCCCCGTGGTCATCCGCTACGACCCCAGAGACATCACCGAGATCCGCGTCTTCGACCACGACCAGTTCCTGTGCACCGCCGTCGCTCAGGAACACCACGCCAAGCAGATCAGCCTCAAGGACGTCCAGGCCGCCCGCAACGCCCGTCGCCGCGCCCTGCGCCGAGGCATCAACGAGCGGATCGCCGTCGTCGCCGCCCACACCCCCGACGCCCCTGCCAGGCCCGTGCCGCCGCGCGTGCCGACCGTGGCGCGGCTCAAGGTCTACAAGGAGGACCTCAGGTGA